The DNA window TACACCTAGTTGACGGGCTTTTTTATCGGTCATAATTCCTTTGGAAGTGGATATTATGGCAATACCCAACCCGTTTAATACCTTAGGCACGTTATCTTTTCTTGCATATACCCGCAGCCCTGGCTTGGATATTCTCTTTAGACCGGTGATAACCCGTTCTTTATCACCAACGTACTTCATGTATACCCGTAGGACACCTTGTTTCCCATCCTCAAT is part of the Desulfofalx alkaliphila DSM 12257 genome and encodes:
- the rpsH gene encoding 30S ribosomal protein S8; the encoded protein is MVMTDPIADFLTRIRNANMVFSDKIEAPASNMKKSIAEILKQEGYVKDYEVIEDGKQGVLRVYMKYVGDKERVITGLKRISKPGLRVYARKDNVPKVLNGLGIAIISTSKGIMTDKKARQLGVGGEVICYVW